Proteins co-encoded in one Capsicum annuum cultivar UCD-10X-F1 chromosome 9, UCD10Xv1.1, whole genome shotgun sequence genomic window:
- the LOC107842297 gene encoding protein LAZ1 isoform X2, with translation MVPSYAVESFVSLVNPAITVQIGILRDCYESFAMYCFGRYLVACLGGEKRAIQFMKREGLAASKMPLLEHGSERGIVKHHFPMNYIFKPWKLGQWVYQVIKFGIFQYMIIKAFTATLAVILEGFGVYCEGDFKWNCGYPYMAVVLNFSQSWALYCLVQFYTITRDELYHIKPLYKFLTFKSIVFLTWWQGLAIALLSTLGFLKSPIAQALQVKSSVQDFIICIEMGIASVVHLYVFPAKPYELMGECFTGDVSVLGDYVSADLSVDPDEVRDSERRTKLRLPQPDIDDRVGTAIRESVKDVFIGGGEYIVNDLKFTVTQAVEPVEKGIQKLHKISQNIKKHDKGRKTKDDSSAASSSPAPRVIHGIDDPLLNGSVSDSGTSRRKKHHRRKSEYASAESGGESSSSEQNFGAIQVRGQRWVTKD, from the exons CGATTACTGTTCAGATTGGGATACTACGAGATTGCTATGAATCCTTTGCCATGTATTGCTTTGGGAGGTACCTTGTTGCATGTTTAG GTGGAGAAAAGAGGGCCATACAATTTATGAAGAGGGAAGGGCTTGCAGCTTCAAAGATGCCACTACTAGAACATGGCTCTGAAAGGGGGATTGTTAAGCATCATTTTCCCATGAATTATATTTTCAAGCCATGGAAACTTGGTCAGTGGGTCTACCAAGTTATCAAGTTTGGAATTTTCCAATAT ATGATAATCAAAGCATTTACTGCTACTTTAGCAGTGATTCTTGAAGGTTTTGGTGTATATTGTGAAGGAGACTTCAAATGGAATTGTGG GTATCCATATATGGCTGTGGTTTTAAATTTCAGTCAATCATGGGCATTGTATTGCTTAGTTCAATTTTATACTATTACAAGGGatgaattatatcatatcaaGCCACTGTACAAGTTTCTAACTTTCAAGTCAATTGTTTTCTTAACTTGGTGGCAAGGCCTGGCAATAGCCCTGCTTTCTACACTTGGTTTCCTTAAAAGTCCAATAGCGCAAGCTTTACAGGTTAAGTCCAGCGTTCAAGATTTCATCATATGCATTGAG ATGGGCATTGCTTCTGTGGTTCACCTTTATGTCTTCCCTGCAAAGCCATACGAATTGATGGGAGAGTGTTTTACTGGGGATGTTTCAGTTCTTGGAGATTATGTATCTGCTGACTTGTCAGTAGATCCTGATGAGGTTAGAGACAGTGAACGTCGCACCAAATTACGTCTTCCTCAACCGGACATTGATGATAGGGTCGGAACAGCCATTAGAGAAAGTGTTAAAGATGTTTTTATTGGCGGTGGTGAATAT ATAGTGAATGACTTGAAATTCACAGTAACCCAAGCAGTCGAACCTGTAGAGAAAGGAatacaaaaattacataaaatctctcAGAACATAAAGAAGCACGACAAAGGGAGAAAAACAAAGGACGATAGTAGTGCTGCCTCATCATCTCCAGCACCAAGAGTCATACATGGGATAGATGATCCCCTTTTGAATGGAAGTGTAAGTGATAGTGGAACTTCTAGGAGGAAGAAGCACCACCGTAGAAAATCTGAATACGCCAGTGCAGAAAGTGGTGGAGAGAGTAGTAGTAGTGAGCAGAACTTTGGTGCTATTCAAGTTCGCGGTCAAAGGTGGGTTACCAAGGATTAG